One genomic region from Solwaraspora sp. WMMD792 encodes:
- a CDS encoding aromatic amino acid ammonia-lyase, whose amino-acid sequence MTSNTVTEIDAIDLIGPLHPADLRRVAAAVHIEVTAAVRGRVQGCRSYLRGVLDGDRTVYGATTGFGALVGFAGRDNDADQADNTLAHLGAGQGPDIDPAVARAAMLVRVWSLAQGASGVSPHVVDALVAMLATTFAPAMPRFGSVGASGDLIPLAYATQSLRGQGHAYLDGERLPAAEALRRAGLRPLTLDGRDALALVNGTSVTTAALGTALHDVRVAHRSAQRLAALLADVLGCDTHQFLHPRLIAAYGHPGAVEVAARMRGLLAGARPSGSRPLQEAYSIRCGPQLLGAAEGALRYADTVLAADLAGVSDNPLFFPDDDLVLHGGNFFGQPAAFAADVLAMVTAQVGNLVERQLDLLVDPARNGGLPPMLAAGPGQQHGLQGAQLAATALVAQLRREVAPVSSQSLPTNLHNQDVVPFGTQAALRAVDQARLLRLICGSLAVGLRQAVHVGARRPTAPGCAQLLDQLVEVVPAIDPDRPLDQDVRRAADLLDHVDEAAGGGSTDAGPDRQAAEPR is encoded by the coding sequence GTGACCAGCAATACGGTGACCGAGATCGATGCAATCGATCTGATCGGCCCCCTGCACCCGGCCGACCTACGGCGCGTGGCTGCCGCAGTGCACATCGAGGTCACTGCGGCGGTACGCGGCCGGGTGCAGGGTTGCCGTTCGTATCTGCGTGGCGTGCTCGACGGCGACCGGACCGTCTACGGCGCGACTACCGGCTTCGGCGCCCTGGTCGGCTTCGCCGGCCGGGACAACGACGCCGACCAGGCCGACAACACCCTGGCGCACCTCGGTGCCGGTCAGGGCCCGGACATCGACCCGGCGGTGGCCCGGGCCGCGATGCTCGTCCGGGTGTGGTCGTTGGCCCAGGGTGCCTCCGGCGTGTCACCACACGTGGTCGACGCACTGGTCGCCATGCTCGCGACCACGTTCGCTCCGGCGATGCCCCGGTTCGGGTCGGTCGGGGCCAGCGGTGACCTGATCCCGCTGGCGTACGCCACCCAGTCGCTGCGCGGTCAGGGCCACGCCTACCTCGACGGTGAGCGGCTACCGGCGGCCGAGGCGCTCCGGCGGGCCGGGCTGCGGCCGTTGACACTCGACGGACGGGACGCGCTGGCCTTGGTGAACGGCACGTCGGTGACGACGGCCGCGCTCGGGACCGCGCTGCACGACGTCCGGGTGGCGCACCGGTCGGCGCAGCGGCTGGCCGCGCTGCTCGCCGACGTGCTCGGCTGCGACACGCACCAGTTCCTGCACCCGCGACTGATCGCGGCGTACGGCCATCCGGGCGCGGTCGAGGTGGCGGCGCGGATGCGTGGGCTGCTGGCCGGGGCGCGGCCGTCGGGCAGCCGGCCGCTGCAGGAGGCGTACAGCATCCGGTGCGGTCCGCAACTGCTCGGCGCGGCCGAGGGCGCGTTGCGCTACGCGGACACGGTGTTGGCGGCGGACCTGGCCGGGGTCAGCGACAACCCGCTGTTCTTTCCGGACGACGATCTGGTGCTGCACGGCGGGAACTTCTTCGGCCAGCCAGCCGCGTTCGCCGCCGACGTGCTGGCGATGGTCACCGCCCAGGTCGGCAACCTGGTCGAGCGGCAACTGGATCTGCTGGTCGATCCGGCCCGCAACGGTGGTCTGCCGCCGATGCTCGCCGCCGGCCCCGGCCAGCAGCACGGGCTGCAGGGTGCGCAGCTGGCGGCGACCGCGCTGGTCGCGCAGCTGCGCCGGGAAGTCGCGCCGGTCAGTTCGCAGAGTCTGCCCACCAACCTGCACAACCAGGACGTCGTGCCGTTCGGCACCCAGGCCGCGCTGCGCGCGGTGGACCAGGCGCGGCTGCTGCGGCTGATCTGCGGTTCGCTGGCGGTCGGGCTGCGCCAGGCGGTGCACGTGGGGGCGCGTCGGCCGACCGCACCGGGCTGCGCTCAGCTGCTCGACCAGCTGGTCGAGGTGGTGCCGGCGATCGATCCGGACCGCCCGCTCGACCAGGACGTACGCCGGGCAGCCGACCTGCTCGACCACGTCGACGAGGCGGCCGGCGGTGGATCGACAGACGCCGGACCTGACCGGCAGGCAGCGGAACCTCGGTAA
- a CDS encoding FAD-dependent oxidoreductase produces the protein MNQAMLDYLIIGAGPAGLQLASHFEQSGQASYLVLEAAGAPGAFFERYPRHRQLISINKPHTGSTDPELNLRLDWNSLLSDDPDLLFTRYTERYFPDADLMVRYLADFAATTGVRVQYECRVTRVARDPAGGFEVTDGSGTVHRARRVVVATGVSQPYVPPVPGIELAEGYGDMPVDPKDFLDQRVLIIGKGNSAFETADNLLETTALIHVAGPSSIRMAWRTHYVGHLRAVNNNFLDTYQLKSANAILDGEVRSIVRDAAGYRVRFSFSRADEVVKELPYDRVLVCTGFQFDPSIFAADTRPALTIKDRFPAQTAEWESVNVPDLFFAGTLTQQRDFKKSTSGFIHGFRYGVRALHRILRRRYHGEAWPAEKLDADPAALADAIIARVNRTSALWQLFGVLADVLTVAGSDVRYHEEVPVDYLVGNGLSAPGHEPTHAFAVTLEYGPEHDQVDPFDVSINRIAQDSAGQAHDAAYLHPVVRLYRDGVVTDVHHLAENLENRWDRPDVHRAPLVAFLDRCLAPVRG, from the coding sequence GTGAATCAAGCGATGCTCGACTATCTGATCATCGGGGCGGGCCCGGCCGGGCTCCAGCTCGCGTCGCACTTCGAACAGTCCGGACAAGCGTCCTACCTGGTGCTGGAGGCCGCCGGCGCACCGGGCGCCTTCTTCGAGCGTTACCCGCGGCACCGCCAGTTGATCTCGATCAACAAGCCACACACCGGCTCCACCGACCCCGAGCTGAACCTGCGGCTGGACTGGAATTCGCTGCTCAGCGACGACCCGGACCTGCTGTTCACCCGGTACACCGAACGGTACTTCCCGGATGCCGACCTGATGGTGCGCTACCTGGCCGACTTCGCCGCCACGACCGGCGTTCGGGTGCAGTACGAATGCCGGGTGACCCGGGTGGCCCGCGACCCGGCCGGTGGCTTCGAGGTCACCGACGGGTCGGGCACGGTGCACCGGGCGCGCCGCGTCGTGGTGGCGACCGGGGTGTCCCAGCCGTACGTTCCGCCGGTGCCCGGCATCGAGCTCGCCGAAGGGTACGGCGACATGCCGGTCGACCCAAAGGACTTCCTCGACCAACGGGTGTTGATCATCGGCAAGGGCAACTCGGCGTTCGAGACGGCCGACAACCTGCTGGAGACCACAGCGTTGATCCACGTGGCCGGGCCGAGTTCGATCCGGATGGCGTGGCGCACCCACTACGTGGGGCACCTGCGCGCGGTGAACAACAACTTCCTCGACACGTACCAGTTGAAGTCGGCCAACGCCATCCTGGACGGTGAGGTGCGAAGCATCGTCCGCGACGCGGCCGGCTACCGGGTGCGGTTCAGTTTCAGCCGGGCCGACGAGGTCGTCAAGGAGCTGCCCTACGACCGGGTGCTGGTCTGCACCGGCTTCCAGTTCGACCCGTCGATCTTCGCTGCGGACACCCGTCCGGCGCTGACGATCAAGGACCGGTTCCCGGCCCAGACCGCCGAGTGGGAATCGGTGAACGTGCCGGACCTGTTCTTCGCCGGCACGCTCACCCAGCAACGCGACTTCAAGAAGTCGACCAGCGGATTCATCCACGGCTTCCGGTACGGCGTCCGCGCGCTGCACCGGATCCTGCGGCGGCGTTACCACGGTGAGGCCTGGCCGGCGGAGAAGCTCGACGCCGACCCGGCCGCGCTGGCCGACGCCATCATCGCCCGGGTCAACCGCACCTCCGCGCTGTGGCAACTGTTCGGGGTGCTCGCCGACGTGCTGACCGTGGCCGGGTCGGATGTCCGCTACCACGAGGAGGTGCCGGTCGACTACCTGGTGGGCAACGGGCTGTCCGCGCCCGGCCACGAGCCGACCCACGCCTTCGCGGTCACCTTGGAGTACGGGCCCGAGCACGATCAGGTGGACCCGTTCGACGTGTCGATCAACCGGATCGCCCAGGACTCGGCCGGCCAGGCGCACGACGCCGCGTACCTGCATCCGGTGGTCCGGCTCTACCGCGACGGCGTCGTGACCGACGTCCACCACCTGGCGGAGAACCTGGAGAACCGGTGGGACCGGCCGGACGTGCACCGGGCGCCGCTGGTCGCCTTCCTGGACCGTTGCCTGGCCCCCGTACGCGGATGA
- a CDS encoding pilus assembly protein TadG-related protein, producing MSRERPGVNRQQLGGTRDVSGHRDAGRVSVFLAVAFLAVATVLGITVDAAGKYRTKQRADNLAAEAARTGGQQIDIGLAVSGEGQFIDVPAATVAVDHYFDDMPGVTGYTVEVAPDQQQLTVTVDMTYETTMLSLFGFPPGIPVTGQATAVLRTDP from the coding sequence ATGAGCCGCGAGCGGCCGGGCGTCAACCGCCAGCAGCTTGGTGGAACCCGCGACGTGTCCGGTCACCGCGACGCGGGGCGGGTCAGTGTCTTCCTCGCCGTGGCCTTCCTGGCCGTGGCCACCGTCCTGGGGATCACCGTGGACGCCGCCGGCAAGTACCGCACCAAGCAACGGGCGGACAACCTGGCCGCTGAGGCGGCCCGCACCGGCGGGCAGCAGATCGACATCGGTCTGGCGGTCAGCGGGGAGGGCCAGTTCATCGACGTCCCGGCGGCCACCGTCGCGGTCGACCACTACTTCGACGACATGCCCGGGGTGACCGGGTACACGGTCGAGGTCGCCCCGGATCAGCAGCAGCTGACGGTGACCGTCGACATGACCTACGAGACCACCATGCTCAGCCTCTTCGGTTTCCCGCCGGGGATCCCGGTGACCGGGCAGGCCACCGCCGTGCTCCGGACCGACCCGTGA
- a CDS encoding alpha-hydroxy acid oxidase — translation MNGTTLPSVAAPVNLADLRAAARRQLDPAHDDFFAGGAGDERTVRDNEAAFDAYRVLPRVLRGVGARDLRVELFGETVSMPVLASPTAFHRLAHPDGEAGCARAIAAAGTIMVVSMAATTPVETIAAAAATVAPEPAPASGPPRPPKLWFQLYPQPDLAFTESVIRRAEAAGCGALVVTVDSPVFGRRERDLRHGFLDLPDGLCCENMRDPVTGEIRTITMDAALDWRRIDWLRQTTRLPLVLKGVLHPADAALAVEHGVDAVLVSNHGGRQLDGVPASVDALPAVVDAVAGRLPVLLDGGVRRGTDVLTALALGAVAVGVGRPVLWGLAAGGELGVRQVLELLRADLDRAMALAGADSPAAITPDLVTPAVGGRAWPVGVRR, via the coding sequence ATGAACGGGACCACGCTGCCCAGCGTCGCCGCCCCGGTGAACCTGGCCGACCTGCGGGCGGCGGCCCGTCGCCAGCTCGACCCGGCGCACGACGACTTCTTCGCCGGCGGTGCCGGCGACGAACGGACCGTACGCGACAACGAAGCCGCCTTCGACGCCTACCGGGTACTGCCCCGGGTGCTGCGCGGCGTCGGCGCCCGTGATCTGCGGGTGGAGCTGTTCGGCGAGACGGTCTCGATGCCCGTGCTGGCCTCGCCGACCGCCTTTCACCGGCTCGCCCACCCGGACGGGGAGGCGGGTTGTGCCCGCGCGATCGCGGCGGCCGGCACGATCATGGTGGTGAGCATGGCCGCCACCACCCCGGTGGAGACCATCGCGGCCGCCGCCGCCACGGTGGCGCCCGAGCCGGCGCCGGCCAGCGGCCCGCCCCGGCCGCCGAAGTTGTGGTTCCAGCTCTATCCGCAGCCGGATCTGGCGTTCACCGAGTCGGTGATCCGGCGCGCGGAGGCGGCCGGCTGCGGTGCGCTGGTGGTCACTGTCGACTCGCCGGTGTTCGGCCGGCGCGAACGGGACCTACGGCACGGCTTCCTGGACCTGCCCGACGGGCTGTGCTGCGAAAACATGCGCGATCCGGTGACCGGCGAGATCCGGACGATCACGATGGACGCCGCCCTGGACTGGCGGCGGATCGACTGGCTGCGGCAAACCACTCGGCTGCCGCTCGTACTCAAAGGCGTCCTGCACCCCGCCGACGCCGCGCTGGCCGTCGAACACGGGGTCGACGCCGTGCTGGTGTCCAACCACGGCGGGCGGCAGCTCGACGGCGTACCGGCCAGCGTCGACGCGCTGCCCGCCGTCGTCGACGCGGTCGCGGGCCGCCTCCCGGTGCTGCTCGACGGCGGGGTACGGCGCGGCACCGACGTGCTCACCGCGTTGGCGTTGGGCGCGGTCGCCGTCGGCGTCGGCCGGCCGGTGCTGTGGGGCCTGGCCGCCGGCGGTGAGCTGGGCGTACGCCAGGTCCTGGAGCTGCTGCGGGCCGACCTGGACCGGGCGATGGCGCTTGCCGGAGCGGACTCTCCGGCCGCGATCACCCCGGACCTGGTCACCCCGGCGGTGGGCGGCCGAGCGTGGCCGGTGGGGGTACGCCGATGA
- a CDS encoding NAD(P)-binding domain-containing protein, whose translation MAHDYLIIGAGPAGLQLAALMHRDGHDYAVLEAGAAPGTFFTRYPRHRQLISINKVHTGYDDAELRLRMDWNSLLSDDPELLFTRYSKRYFPAADDLVRYLADFASATGVRVEYQTRVMRIGRDGDGFAVLDEHGRTWHARRVIVATGVSQLYVPPIPGIETAERYDTVSVDPTDFTGQRVMIIGKGNSGFETADALMETAAVIHVAGPRSVRFAWQTHYVGHLRAVNNNFLDSYQLKSQNAVLDGTIERITRDADGRYLVRFRYARTVEAIREIRYDRVIACTGFRFDAGIFDDTCRPRLVINDRFPEQTSAFESTTVPDLYFTGTLTQQRDFKTSTSGFIHGFRYGVRALYRILGARYHGTGWPTTKLDATPEAITDALVARVNRSSALWQQFGVLADVVTVGPDGSAYHHEEVPLAYLADGGLGASLPAFAVTLEYGANHDSVDPFDVSVPRVAENDAAAAHDATYLHPVVRFHSGGQVRAVHHLAENLENEWDLASVHQQPLAVFVKECLTDVGS comes from the coding sequence ATGGCACACGACTATCTGATCATCGGTGCCGGGCCCGCGGGACTTCAGCTCGCCGCCCTGATGCACCGCGACGGCCACGACTACGCGGTCCTCGAGGCCGGGGCCGCCCCCGGCACGTTCTTCACCCGCTATCCCCGGCACCGGCAACTGATCTCCATCAACAAGGTGCACACCGGCTACGACGACGCCGAACTTCGGCTGCGGATGGACTGGAACTCGCTGCTCAGCGACGATCCGGAGCTGCTGTTCACCCGGTACAGCAAGCGGTACTTCCCGGCAGCCGACGACCTGGTCCGCTACCTGGCCGACTTCGCCAGCGCCACCGGGGTACGGGTCGAGTACCAGACCCGGGTGATGCGGATCGGTCGCGACGGCGACGGGTTCGCCGTACTCGACGAACACGGCCGGACCTGGCACGCCCGCCGGGTGATCGTCGCGACCGGAGTGTCGCAGCTGTACGTCCCGCCGATCCCCGGCATCGAGACGGCAGAACGTTACGACACCGTCAGCGTCGACCCGACCGACTTCACCGGCCAGCGCGTCATGATCATCGGTAAGGGCAACTCCGGATTCGAGACCGCCGACGCGCTGATGGAAACGGCGGCCGTCATCCACGTCGCCGGTCCCCGCTCCGTCCGGTTCGCCTGGCAGACGCATTACGTCGGCCACCTGCGGGCGGTCAACAACAACTTCCTCGACAGTTACCAGCTGAAGTCGCAGAACGCGGTGCTCGACGGCACGATCGAGCGCATCACCCGCGACGCCGACGGCCGCTACCTGGTCCGGTTCCGCTACGCCCGGACGGTCGAAGCCATCCGGGAGATCCGGTACGACCGGGTGATCGCCTGCACCGGGTTCCGGTTCGACGCCGGCATCTTCGACGACACGTGCCGGCCCCGGCTGGTCATCAACGACCGGTTCCCCGAGCAGACGTCCGCCTTCGAGTCGACCACCGTGCCCGACCTGTACTTCACCGGCACGCTCACCCAGCAACGCGACTTCAAGACGTCGACCAGCGGATTCATCCACGGCTTCCGGTACGGGGTACGGGCGTTGTACCGCATCCTCGGCGCCCGGTACCACGGCACCGGCTGGCCGACCACCAAACTCGACGCCACCCCGGAGGCAATCACCGACGCACTCGTCGCCCGGGTCAACCGGTCGTCGGCGCTGTGGCAGCAGTTCGGCGTGCTCGCCGACGTGGTAACCGTCGGACCGGACGGCTCGGCGTACCACCACGAGGAGGTGCCGCTGGCGTACCTGGCCGACGGTGGGCTCGGTGCCAGCCTGCCTGCCTTCGCCGTCACCCTGGAGTACGGGGCGAACCACGACTCGGTCGACCCGTTCGACGTGTCGGTGCCCCGGGTCGCGGAAAACGACGCCGCCGCCGCCCACGACGCCACCTACCTGCACCCGGTGGTGCGGTTCCACAGCGGCGGCCAGGTACGCGCGGTGCACCACCTCGCCGAGAATCTGGAGAACGAGTGGGACCTGGCGAGCGTGCATCAACAGCCGCTGGCCGTGTTCGTGAAGGAGTGCCTCACCGATGTCGGCAGTTGA
- a CDS encoding LysM domain-containing protein, which yields MRATRVSPVRRLGQVLTGLGALTVLLILLAGAPVALIAFAGNPLPDHLPSVDEIGTALTSRDDGQLFIRVLAVVGWLGWATFLLSVLVEVPARLLRRPAPKLPGMGRQQRVAAALVGAISLILVAGPAAAYAAPGPVEATSAAVVGTGFGSAPELAAPAGQQATPNQLVGASGRSAAAAPAAAGSPAPLVSPAALHTLASAPTGPESGDTAPTDQPDEAAEPAVYRVAKGDYLGHIADRYLGGFSDYQELADLNEISDPDRIRAGQLLRLPAEATDTGVRPHATGTVVTPAVTPTPSQPTPSQPTPEQPAAPQTPPPVDVPSDADRPAWQVDNEATGNLGGGVSAGRSGPEQNLNRPLAVTAVITAASIVGAQIGTMLGLKRRTAGTSGETGRHRRDRG from the coding sequence ATGCGCGCGACCCGCGTTTCCCCCGTCCGGCGGCTCGGGCAGGTCCTCACCGGCCTGGGTGCGCTGACCGTCCTGTTGATCCTGCTCGCCGGCGCACCGGTCGCGCTGATCGCGTTCGCCGGCAACCCGCTGCCCGACCACCTGCCCAGCGTCGACGAGATCGGCACCGCGCTGACCAGCCGCGACGACGGGCAGCTCTTCATCCGGGTGTTGGCGGTGGTCGGCTGGCTGGGCTGGGCGACGTTTCTGCTGTCGGTGCTGGTGGAGGTGCCGGCCCGACTGCTGCGCCGGCCGGCCCCGAAACTGCCCGGCATGGGCCGTCAGCAGCGGGTCGCCGCCGCGCTGGTCGGAGCGATCTCGCTGATCCTGGTAGCCGGTCCGGCGGCGGCGTACGCCGCACCGGGGCCGGTCGAGGCGACCTCGGCGGCGGTGGTGGGCACCGGGTTCGGCAGCGCCCCTGAGCTTGCCGCGCCCGCCGGCCAGCAGGCGACGCCGAACCAGCTCGTCGGTGCCTCCGGGCGGTCCGCCGCGGCGGCACCGGCCGCCGCAGGCTCGCCGGCCCCGCTGGTCTCGCCGGCGGCGTTGCACACGCTCGCGTCGGCACCCACCGGCCCGGAGAGCGGCGACACAGCACCGACCGATCAGCCGGACGAGGCGGCGGAGCCGGCCGTGTACCGGGTCGCCAAGGGTGACTACCTCGGCCACATCGCCGACCGCTATCTCGGCGGGTTCAGTGACTACCAGGAGCTGGCCGACCTCAACGAGATCAGCGACCCGGACCGGATCCGGGCCGGACAGCTGCTGCGGTTGCCTGCCGAGGCGACGGACACCGGTGTACGGCCGCACGCCACCGGCACGGTCGTCACCCCGGCGGTGACGCCCACCCCGTCGCAGCCCACCCCGTCGCAGCCGACGCCGGAGCAGCCGGCGGCCCCGCAGACCCCGCCGCCCGTCGACGTACCGTCGGACGCCGACCGCCCCGCCTGGCAGGTGGACAACGAGGCGACCGGCAACCTCGGCGGCGGCGTCTCCGCCGGCCGCTCCGGCCCCGAGCAGAACCTGAACCGTCCGCTCGCGGTGACCGCGGTGATCACCGCGGCGAGCATCGTCGGCGCGCAGATCGGCACCATGCTCGGGCTGAAGCGGCGTACCGCCGGAACGTCCGGCGAGACCGGCCGGCACCGCCGCGACCGGGGCTGA
- a CDS encoding cytochrome P450, whose product MTGSGVLVLLALVAAAVLVWTLPRWLPPAVIGLRQWVFARVNGGEGIAVPGPLVGAEHFERVYAHPAADGRSRGAGLSDLFWYWLSPGPHMHQEHLEPGERYRTVARTTRRVLAVSQRRSTELAAAAACRQLDRLPPERTSLVRLRDMMLPIWAEVYYELVFGEACPPDARALIVANAADVSSALKCSGLRHLGRRNRLTRYLRARVDAGTAPVVLPEPFTAQETAWYLHGAFFTTAVVQMSEAMAHLLLAVAQHPPTQLAVRRALDGPAEAADELLDRVIDETLRVHPLFGVAHRITSAPIEVDAGTTLPAGSVLLFNYLAFQRTGPAADDDFDPDRWLRLSRREAHFVPFGVTANRACPARGVAPVMMRAATREVLRRYALVSSVRHDRSLPSRGPCFLIPAGSGEVGRLRLWLMRTEDRWADVWRSLVQLVLGSVMVLHARRLRLCANHFDQAGR is encoded by the coding sequence ATGACCGGGTCCGGCGTACTCGTGCTGCTTGCCCTCGTGGCGGCGGCGGTCCTGGTGTGGACGCTGCCCCGCTGGCTGCCGCCGGCGGTGATCGGCCTGCGACAGTGGGTGTTCGCCCGGGTGAACGGTGGTGAAGGGATCGCGGTGCCCGGCCCGCTGGTCGGCGCGGAGCACTTCGAGCGGGTGTACGCCCATCCGGCGGCGGACGGACGCAGCCGGGGCGCGGGCCTGTCCGATCTGTTCTGGTACTGGTTGTCTCCGGGGCCGCACATGCACCAGGAGCACCTCGAGCCGGGTGAGCGCTACCGCACCGTGGCCCGGACCACCCGGCGGGTGCTGGCCGTGTCGCAGCGACGGTCGACGGAGTTAGCCGCCGCAGCCGCCTGCCGGCAGCTGGACCGGCTGCCGCCCGAGCGGACCAGCCTGGTGCGGCTACGCGACATGATGCTGCCGATCTGGGCCGAGGTCTACTACGAGCTGGTTTTCGGTGAGGCGTGCCCGCCGGACGCGCGGGCGCTGATCGTCGCGAACGCCGCCGACGTGTCGTCCGCGCTGAAGTGCAGTGGGCTGCGGCACCTGGGCCGGCGGAACCGGTTGACCCGCTATCTGCGGGCCCGCGTCGACGCGGGGACCGCCCCGGTCGTGCTGCCGGAGCCGTTCACCGCCCAGGAGACCGCCTGGTACCTGCACGGTGCGTTCTTCACCACGGCGGTCGTGCAGATGTCCGAGGCGATGGCGCATCTGCTGCTGGCCGTCGCTCAGCATCCGCCGACGCAGCTCGCGGTGCGCCGGGCGTTGGACGGGCCGGCGGAGGCCGCCGACGAGCTGCTCGACCGGGTGATCGACGAGACGTTGCGGGTGCATCCACTGTTCGGGGTGGCGCACCGGATCACCTCGGCACCGATCGAGGTGGATGCCGGCACCACCCTGCCGGCCGGCTCGGTGCTGCTGTTCAACTATCTGGCCTTCCAGCGCACCGGACCGGCCGCCGACGACGACTTCGACCCGGACCGTTGGTTGCGGCTGTCCCGGCGGGAGGCGCACTTCGTCCCGTTCGGCGTCACCGCGAACCGGGCCTGCCCGGCGCGCGGCGTCGCGCCGGTGATGATGCGCGCGGCGACCCGCGAGGTGCTGCGCCGGTACGCGCTGGTCTCCTCGGTACGCCACGACCGGTCGTTGCCCAGCCGGGGTCCGTGTTTCCTGATCCCGGCCGGTTCGGGCGAGGTCGGGCGGCTGCGGCTGTGGCTGATGCGCACCGAGGACCGGTGGGCCGACGTCTGGCGAAGCCTGGTCCAGCTGGTGCTGGGCAGTGTGATGGTGCTCCACGCGCGACGGCTGCGGCTGTGCGCGAACCACTTCGACCAGGCCGGGCGCTGA
- a CDS encoding AMP-binding protein — MSAVEPAELPGPAELPGPAGPAPVYPQPILDLLAAAADRTVFEHGARAVTGAELLDAVGRISTGLRAAGIGPGDGVAMALGVSPEAFAAMIAAQVVGARVAGVRPGLTPGQLRHVLTGGGTVPANRAVVVDRSTATDGLRVAADGLDLHAVGPLGGSAGSTGVRDLLAGPPSAAALDCAGRPGDGGRIIYTSGSTGNPKGCLQTYAALGAGWAARPDRWPAAVRDLAARLDRFLVFGSLSSQVMMEYTVLTLAAGGTAVIAEPTGGPEPFLPHAIARLRATASVITVPRLHQLVAGQRTGPVDLGSLRALLVSGSPLEPGRLAQAVSVLGPVVYHGYGQTEAGLIAMLTPAEMTAVPARLASVGRPPDPVDTQIRDDAGNQVPAGGTGELFVRTPGQAAGYWADPAETAAVFVDGWVRTRDLARFDADGYLYLLGRIRDVIIVDANIQYAGPIERVLAGHPGVAEAYVVGMPDEHSGEAVHAFVVPATAERPDPAELGELVADRLGQASRPRTVTFIDVVPVGPSGKPDKRQLRPGGG, encoded by the coding sequence ATGTCGGCAGTTGAGCCGGCCGAGCTGCCCGGTCCGGCCGAGCTGCCTGGTCCGGCCGGGCCGGCCCCGGTGTACCCGCAGCCGATCCTGGACCTACTGGCGGCTGCCGCCGACCGGACGGTGTTCGAGCATGGTGCGCGCGCCGTCACCGGGGCCGAACTCCTGGACGCCGTCGGGCGGATCAGCACCGGTCTGCGCGCGGCGGGGATCGGGCCGGGTGACGGGGTGGCGATGGCGCTCGGCGTCTCGCCGGAGGCGTTCGCCGCCATGATCGCCGCTCAGGTGGTCGGCGCCCGGGTCGCCGGGGTGCGACCTGGGCTGACACCGGGGCAGTTGCGCCACGTCCTCACCGGTGGCGGCACGGTGCCGGCCAACCGGGCGGTGGTGGTCGACCGGTCCACGGCGACCGACGGGCTACGGGTCGCAGCCGACGGACTCGACCTGCACGCCGTCGGCCCGTTGGGCGGATCCGCCGGCTCGACCGGGGTTCGCGACCTGCTCGCCGGACCGCCGTCAGCGGCCGCGCTGGACTGCGCCGGCCGTCCGGGGGACGGCGGGCGGATCATCTACACCAGCGGCAGCACCGGCAACCCGAAGGGCTGCCTCCAGACGTACGCCGCGCTCGGTGCGGGCTGGGCGGCGCGTCCCGACCGGTGGCCGGCAGCCGTCCGCGACCTGGCCGCCAGGCTGGACCGCTTCCTGGTCTTCGGATCGCTGAGCAGCCAGGTGATGATGGAGTACACGGTGCTGACCCTGGCCGCCGGCGGCACTGCCGTGATCGCCGAACCCACCGGCGGCCCGGAACCGTTCCTGCCTCACGCGATCGCCCGGCTGCGGGCGACCGCCAGCGTGATCACCGTGCCCCGGCTGCATCAGCTGGTTGCCGGCCAGCGGACCGGTCCGGTCGACCTGGGTTCGTTGCGCGCCCTGCTGGTCTCCGGTTCCCCGTTGGAACCCGGCCGGTTGGCCCAGGCTGTGTCGGTGCTGGGGCCGGTCGTCTACCACGGGTACGGCCAGACCGAGGCCGGCCTGATCGCCATGCTGACCCCCGCCGAGATGACTGCGGTGCCGGCCCGGCTGGCCAGCGTCGGCCGGCCGCCCGACCCGGTCGACACACAGATCCGCGACGACGCCGGCAACCAGGTCCCGGCAGGCGGCACCGGCGAACTGTTCGTCCGTACCCCGGGCCAGGCCGCCGGCTACTGGGCCGACCCGGCCGAGACGGCGGCCGTGTTCGTCGACGGCTGGGTGCGGACCCGCGATCTCGCCCGCTTCGACGCCGACGGCTACCTGTACCTGCTCGGCCGGATCCGTGACGTGATCATCGTCGACGCCAACATCCAGTACGCCGGCCCGATCGAACGGGTCCTGGCCGGTCATCCCGGCGTGGCCGAGGCATACGTCGTCGGAATGCCCGACGAGCACAGCGGGGAGGCCGTGCACGCGTTCGTCGTACCAGCTACCGCCGAGCGGCCGGACCCAGCGGAGTTGGGCGAGCTGGTGGCCGACCGGCTCGGCCAGGCCAGCCGGCCCCGTACCGTCACCTTCATCGACGTGGTGCCGGTCGGGCCGAGCGGCAAGCCGGACAAGCGGCAGCTCCGGCCGGGCGGCGGCTGA